A part of Paenibacillus sp. genomic DNA contains:
- a CDS encoding VOC family protein: METIRLSKRRAEQQGQPIRHYGLFEAHLAVADLERSAAFYEQTLNLPLAHTDARGARFYWIGGPGATMLGLWKTEPGLIVRSHIAFRTTPEELPDVMDSLRKRGVALRNFRNDGEEPLVFAWMPAVSIYFEDPDGHSLEFIAMLPGRPAPELGVVTLEEWHRHTAG; the protein is encoded by the coding sequence ATGGAAACTATTAGACTTTCCAAGAGGAGAGCGGAACAACAAGGACAGCCGATTCGGCATTACGGACTATTCGAAGCGCATTTGGCCGTAGCCGATTTGGAACGTTCGGCGGCTTTTTACGAGCAAACGTTGAATTTGCCCTTGGCGCATACGGACGCCCGCGGCGCTCGATTCTATTGGATCGGGGGACCCGGCGCCACGATGCTGGGGCTTTGGAAGACGGAGCCCGGGCTGATCGTGCGGAGCCATATCGCGTTCCGCACGACGCCGGAGGAGCTGCCGGACGTCATGGACTCGCTCCGCAAGCGCGGCGTCGCGCTCCGCAACTTCCGGAACGACGGGGAAGAGCCTCTGGTCTTCGCCTGGATGCCGGCCGTATCCATATATTTCGAGGACCCGGACGGACACTCGTTGGAATTCATCGCGATGCTTCCCGGACGACCGGCGCCCGAGCTGGGAGTCGTGACGCTCGAAGAATGGCATCGGCACACGGCGGGTTGA